AGATAACGGAAATATTtgtgtgatgaaaaatatataacaataacCGTTACAATTTCCATGATATGAAACCAACTGTCATTTTAATCAGTATCACTGTAGaagcaaattattattattcgtatgAACAGCAAAATATACAACTGAATAgagataataaatattatggCACTGAGTACTTCAAATAGTAATCCTAATAATCTTTtagaaatataatttacaaatcgTATAATAACGCGGTGAAGTGTGTATGAACAATTTATAAACCATTATACGATAAAATACGTATGTAAGCTATATGATGTAGCTTCGTAAAGTATGCGTACATGTATGTGTCCACCTAGGAGACATGCTTTCTCTCACGCTCTCTCTGTCATTGTCACACtgttttcctctctctctctctctatctctttcactctctctcactctatctctctatttaaatttttttccattcatcatatgtattatacgtttATCATTCTCATCACTTTTAACACACAAGTCGATAATCATTAATACATACGTTGCCTACCGGACAAACTGCGCCAAATCGATGTATAATCGGCACAAACACTTCTGGCTTTATAAATACAGGGAAGACTAAGCTCCACTCATGGTTACGTCACATGTTCTAGAACAACATATATCCATCTGTAAATTGAACTTAGATGCACAATCGTCGCTTGTATTCCTTCGAATTTTCCGTAACAGTCTGGAGGGAATGAATTGTTGAAGCCAGGGTAATTTAAAAACTCATTTAAGGAGAGCATGGCTCTTATGACCGACGTTAAATTCAATAGCAATGGGTCAGTGCCGAGTTTCGTTTAAAGCTTGTGCTCCTTCGATATCTTTCTTGACTCTCTTTGGCTTATCTTTCTCGGGATTATCCCACGGTTGTCTCACTCCTGACGCGAATAGAAGGTAGAACGTTCCGCAAGCAATGTACACAACTGCAGATATCACAAACACAATCCTCCATTGCGCTTGCgttggctgaaaaaaaaaatttaacaaagaGATTTTTAATTCAGTCTAATTATTGACTCACCAATGTTCATAAGACAGTTATAAAACTTCTCATTGTTATAATACGATATTAATGGGTAGACTCTTATCACAAGATACAATTTGAATGGTGgaatagaaaacaaaattaaaacaactCATTTTCTGTATATGAAAATCGATTAAGAAATTCTTATTTTGTTATCTGTAGATTTTGGATAAATATGCGGAATTTTACTGTCAAACGTTAAAAGTTAGCGATTAGGTAGTATCCACAGCAAGTTTGCTATATTTTTTCCCAGTTAAATGTAACATAGATACAATTGTATAATGAAAGAAATGTAATTTACCTTCGATTCAATTATGTATCCTGCAGTCATGGGGGCTAGGAGCCCAGCAAGATTGGCAAGACAATTGGTGAATGACATGAGGATTCCTGCAAATCTTGGCGATATGTCGAGGTGGTTGACCTTAAAGCCAGAGTATATACCACCATTGAGTCCTACACCGATGGTTAAAATTGCAACAGTAAGCGTAGGATTGCATCCAGTGTAGGAGGCGGCTACTAAAGCAATCGCAGGCCCAAATTGACCAATcgtgttcaaaattttacgCGTCACTTGGTGAGAGCAGATATTGTTAGAAATCATCCAGTCGGCAACGTGCGAGATCAGCATGGAGAAGATCCACATTGCCAAGTATGGGAGTGCGGATACCGTACCATTCTAAAACAAGAATTCATCATGGTTTGTAATTGATAGATGAAAATCAATATATTTCAGAGACTTGGCAATAGATccattcttgaaaaatttcaagaaaaccCAAAAACAATATTACGTACCGACTTGATGTCGAAATGAAGAATTTGCTTCATGAAAGTCGGTAATTCAGTCATCAGTGTTTCGTAACCGTAATTTTGACCCATGTGAGCTATCAAAATAGCCCAGAATGGCAGCGACGTCAAGATAGATTTCCAAGGAACAGGCGGTGACTGTAAAATAAGAACGATATTGTATGACAATTTAATTGCAATGTTTATCATGCATTGATTGAATTGTGAACAAATATATAAGTAATTTTCAATGACACTAACAGATACACCAGCACTTCCCCACACTGAACTGAGGATGTACTTCTTTTCATCCTCTGCAATACTCGGATGACACTCAGGATCTTCATAGACGGTGAAAATGAAAGCGATACTCCAGATGGTACCAACTAGTCCAAAAACGTAGAATATCGACGGCCATCCTCCGCTAAATCCGTATTCAGAAAGTAGACCACTCAGGGGCATAGAGACAACAGTTCCAAACTGAGCGCCTAATTaattgaagaagaataaagaTTATTTCATATAACGAAGTAATTAGAGATGGGATGATAATGAGCGATAGTTAAATCATtctaatattaataaaataaataaaacattatCTAAGAAGCGAAAATGAGGTATGAAAGTGATGTAAACAAGTTTGGTACTGTCCGGATCAcagggaagagaaaaaaatacaccgtTGTGGGGACACACAGCCTGTCTCTGAGAAGAACCTCTGGTACATTAGTGCAAAATGATCCGAACGAGCTTACCGGCATAGACGAACGCTCCCATCCTGCTCCTTTCGTTAGGTGGAATCCACTTGGCCAGCAATGCGTGCGTACAAGGCACGATAGGACCCTGTAATAGGGATAATCCATTCCTAGGGGGAGGAAATATACCCGAAGTGTCAAAATGCGTTCACACTCAACAAGTATTTATCCTTTAGTCTATCGCTAATagtattaatcaattaattaattttgattaCTTCATTAATCTCCGTAATCGGGACCCAACTGACAAAGTAGTGAGCAGCTCTAAGCTTACCCAATGactgaatgaatgaatgaatgaatgaacgaatgaacggATGAATAGGACATCTGAGAGGTTTGAATAGGTGTTTCGTTTGATTGATTTTATCACTTGGAAGCCTTTTACCAATTCTAATTGGTGTAGTGTGATAGTACACACAGCCAGTGGCTTTATCAACTTTATTAATCATATCTAACAAGGCTTACTACTCCGTAATGCAACAATAATTAGAATGAGAATAAAAGTTGGCAGGTggacgaaaattcaaaagatttcaagtaattcaacaaattcataataaaaataaaactaataataataataattgttattgctAGCCGAGCAATTGTTATCTAAACAGTTTTGTACTTTATATGATATGAAATTGTTATTCTGAAACTGAAGACTAGCAAGTATCAGCAAACTTGCCAACGTGTGCGTTattgtcaataattattttagatTCTTCAATGAAAAGAACAAGGCTCGCActtgtaattatttatattaaaccCCGATACTTTGATGTTCTGTATTTATGCGATCACCATTGCTGCTGTACGTCGTGATCCGGCTCTGCAGTTGGTTAATAACATACCGCACGTCAGATACATGGCAAAGAATTGACCAGAGAATTGCGAACATCCTTGCGAAACTGTTTTAGAGTAGGTATAATTAGAAAGGTGAGGGCACTGATATATGGTTAAAgtataaattcgaaaatgatAACCTGAATCAGtactaaaaaaatatcaattgaaacttttcaagactttaaaaattgttaagaaaaaaatttaacccaTGCATTCCTTCCACTTGCATCGAGACAATAAGAGTTTTTCCATGTGTACTTACCTCTCCAAGGCCTTGAATGAAGCGCACAAGAATCAGTAACCAATAACTTTGCTGCGCGGCAACTGGTACCAGCAGGCCAAAGACAGAGTTGATCAGCATACCAATACCGAGGAAGTACTTTGCTCCGTACCTTTTGGCAAGAATACCAAAAGGAATTTGTGTTAGTACGTATCCATAGAAGAATGAACTGAGGATATATCCTTGTAAGCTTGTACTCCATACAAATTCTCCGTCGGATGAAGTCTGCAACGaataagtaatgaaaaaattaattaagcaGCCATTGTACCAATGTAacgatgtatacatatattcgaaTCATGAA
The Neodiprion fabricii isolate iyNeoFabr1 chromosome 5, iyNeoFabr1.1, whole genome shotgun sequence genome window above contains:
- the LOC124183306 gene encoding putative inorganic phosphate cotransporter isoform X2 codes for the protein MGTGNGTGQGTEMEAKNGVKSPMPTGEEPSRPHAMVGSRHVVAFMLFLGMANAYVMRTNMSVAIVAMVNHTALPQDNDTETDECDGTYNSSSSTSSDGEFVWSTSLQGYILSSFFYGYVLTQIPFGILAKRYGAKYFLGIGMLINSVFGLLVPVAAQQSYWLLILVRFIQGLGEGPIVPCTHALLAKWIPPNERSRMGAFVYAGAQFGTVVSMPLSGLLSEYGFSGGWPSIFYVFGLVGTIWSIAFIFTVYEDPECHPSIAEDEKKYILSSVWGSAGVSSPPVPWKSILTSLPFWAILIAHMGQNYGYETLMTELPTFMKQILHFDIKSNGTVSALPYLAMWIFSMLISHVADWMISNNICSHQVTRKILNTIGQFGPAIALVAASYTGCNPTLTVAILTIGVGLNGGIYSGFKVNHLDISPRFAGILMSFTNCLANLAGLLAPMTAGYIIESKPTQAQWRIVFVISAVVYIACGTFYLLFASGVRQPWDNPEKDKPKRVKKDIEGAQALNETRH
- the LOC124183306 gene encoding putative inorganic phosphate cotransporter isoform X1; this encodes MSSATANGGNRDRNGHVLVWEQPGLDEPDNRPPQKQAAMVGSRHVVAFMLFLGMANAYVMRTNMSVAIVAMVNHTALPQDNDTETDECDGTYNSSSSTSSDGEFVWSTSLQGYILSSFFYGYVLTQIPFGILAKRYGAKYFLGIGMLINSVFGLLVPVAAQQSYWLLILVRFIQGLGEGPIVPCTHALLAKWIPPNERSRMGAFVYAGAQFGTVVSMPLSGLLSEYGFSGGWPSIFYVFGLVGTIWSIAFIFTVYEDPECHPSIAEDEKKYILSSVWGSAGVSSPPVPWKSILTSLPFWAILIAHMGQNYGYETLMTELPTFMKQILHFDIKSNGTVSALPYLAMWIFSMLISHVADWMISNNICSHQVTRKILNTIGQFGPAIALVAASYTGCNPTLTVAILTIGVGLNGGIYSGFKVNHLDISPRFAGILMSFTNCLANLAGLLAPMTAGYIIESKPTQAQWRIVFVISAVVYIACGTFYLLFASGVRQPWDNPEKDKPKRVKKDIEGAQALNETRH